TTGCGGCAAGACCCCGACATCATCATGGTCGGCGAGATCCGCGACCTCGAAACCGCGCAGATGGCGGTGCAGGCCTCGCTCACGGGGCACCTCGTGCTCTCGACGCTGCACACCAACGACGCGCCGTCCGCGATCACGCGCCTGCTCGACCTTGGCGTGCCGCATTATTTGATCCAGTCCACGCTCGCCGGCGTGGTCGCGCAGCGGCTGGTGCGCACGCTGTGCCCGCACTGCAAGGTCAAGGCGAAGCAGGACCCGCAAACCTGGTCGGTGCTGACGCGCGGCTGGGTGATCCCGCCGCCCACCGAGGTGTACGCACCGGTCGGCTGCCTCGAATGCCGCAACACCGGTTACCTCGGCCGCACCGGTGTGTACGAAATGATGGCGGTCAGTCCGCGCCTGCGCGGCATGGTCACGTCGCAATTCGACCTCGCGGGCTTCACCGGCTTCGCGCTGGAAGAGGGCATGCAGCCACTGCGTATTTCGGCCGCGACGCAGGTGCGGCGCGGCGTCACCACCGTCGAGGAAGTGTTGTCGGTGCTGCCGGCGGCGTGAGCGGCTCGACCGGCTGCTTGCGACCACGGCGAGCAGCTTCAACTCATGAGGCGGGAGCATATCGCAACGACACGCCGCGCCCGCCGAGCGAGCGGCTTCATCGCTGCCGCAAGTGTTTTCCGGGAATGGCGTCGACCGTACAAGCCGGTTGTAGAATTGCCCCATGACCCATGAATTCGATGTCGTCGTTGAACAGGATGCGGACGGCTTGTATGTCGCATCGGTACCCGCATTGCGCGGTTGCCACACGCAGGCGCGTTCGCTCGACGAACTGATGACGCGGGTGCGTGAAGCGATCGAACTCTGCCTCGAGGTGGAGGGCATCCCGGAGATATCGAACAAGTTCGTCGGCGTGCAACGCGTCTCCGTCGCGCTGTGAGCCGCCTGCCCAGCCTGTCCGGCCGCGCATTGGTTGCGGCGCTGAAGCGGCTGGGATTTGAAGTCGTTCGGGTCAAGGGCAGCCATCACTATCTGCAGCATCCGGACGGGCGTGCCACCGTCGTTCCCGTCCATGCCGGCGAAGACATCGGTCGCGGCTTGCTCGCCAAGATTCTTCGCGACGCCGAAATTTCGGATGCGGCACTCAAGGAATGTTTGTAGCTGCGAATTGTCCTTCCGGCCGCGCGCGCTATGCTGCGCAGCGCCACTTCCACGACTCCCTTCCACGGACACCATGCACCCCTTGTTGCTGATCCAGACCGGCGAAGCGCCGGATGCACTGATCCCGCGGTTCGGCGGGTTCGCCGATTGGTTTCGCGCGGCCATGCGCATCGACGCCACGCAGATGCGCGTGGTGCGTGTCGATGAAGACGAAGCGCTGCCCGACCCGCGCGACGTGCCGGTCGCGGTCATCACCGGCTCGGCCGCGATGGTCACCGAGCGCGCGGACTGGAGCGAACGCACGGCCGGATGGATCCGCGACGCGATGGCCGCGGAAACGCCGTTGTTCGGGGTGTGCTACGGCCACCAGTTGATGGCGCACGCGCTGGGCGGCACGGTCGGCTGGCTGCCGGCGGGACGCGAGATCGGGACCGAAACGATCACGCGGCTCGCGGAAGCACCGGGCCTGCACGCGATGCCGCCTTCGTTTCCCGCGCACACGACGCACCGGCAATCGGTGCTCGCGCCGCCGCCGGACGCCGAAATCCTCGCACGCTCCGCACGCGATCCGCACCAGCTGCTGCGCTATGCACCGAACGCGCTGTCCACCCAATTCCACCCCGAGTTCACGCCCGAGGTCATGCGCGCCTACATCGAAGCGCGCGCCGAAACCTTGTGCGAGGAAAGACTCGATCCCCGCGCGTTGCTCGCGGAAGTCCGCGGAACCGAAGCCGCGCGCCTGCTGCTGGAACGCTTCGCGCACGCCGCGCTGGATCGCCAGCGCGTGGCGGCCTAGATTCAATAACTCTGCCTGCGCAGGCGGCGCTCCACCGCGCCGCGCGAAACCAGCGCGAACACGATCCCGAAGCCGAAGCCGGCGAGGTGCGCCCACCACACCACCGCGCCGAATCCCGGGCCGGCCCAGGTGAACAGCAGTTGCAGCAGCACCCACATGCCGATCAGCAGCGCGGCCGGCACACGGATGAACTGCAGGTACAACCCGAGTGGCAGCACCAATCCGAGGTGCGCGCGCGGGAACAACGCGAGGTAGGCGCCCAGCGTCGCCGACACCGCGCCGCTGCAACCGATGATCGGCCGCAGTTGTCCCGACAGCGTCCACGCGCCGACCAGGTTGGCGAACGCGCCACCGACCAGGAACAGGAACAGGAAACGCCGCGAGCCGAGCGCGCGTTCCGCGGGCAGGCCGAAGATCACCAGGAACAGCATGTTGCCGAGCAGGTGCAACCAGTCCGCGTGCATGAACAGTGACGTGAACGGGCGCAGCCACAACTGGACCTGCAGAAGCTGGCCGTGCTGGAACAGCCGTCCCGGCACCGTGCCCCACTCGCCCAGCAACTCGTAGCGCGTCGCCGTCGACGACAGCATCAACCAGAGGTAGCACGCGACACACGCCACGACCAGCACCGGCGTGACCCAGCGCGGGTGGACCTGCCGGCGGCTGGGGACGTCGACGAACATGTGCATACCTTAGCGCGTGCCGCACGACCTTAGCGTTCCTCACCAAACCCGCATCGCTCCCTCACGACCCCGGCCCGGTACCGGGGCTATAGTGCGCCCGCAACAAATCGCGAACCCGCGTCTTTCGGTCCTGCCCGCAGAAAGGAGCGCACCATGTCTGCCGGATTCCACCCATGGCAAGAACTCGCGACAACGCTGCGCGGACCGCTGCTGCTGCCGGGCGATGCCGACTACGAGACGCGCCGCCGCGTCTGGAACGGCGCGATCGACCGGCGTCCGCTGGCCATCGCGCGCTGCGTCGATGCCGAAGACGTCGCCGCTGCCGTGAAATTCGCCGCGCGCGAACACGTGCCAATGACCGTGCGCGGTGGCGGCCACAACGTGGCGGGCCTGGCGGTGCGCGATGACGCTCTGATGCTGGACCTGGGCGCGATGAACCGCGTGGAGGTCGACGCGCCCGCGCGCATCGTGCGCGTCGAAGGCGGCGCGCTGTGGCGCGAGGTCGATGCCGCGACGCAACCGCATGGCCTCGCCACCACCGGCGGGTTCGTGTCGACTACCGGCGTCGGCGGCTACACGCTCGGCGGGGGCGTGGGCTGGCTGATGCGGCGTTGCGGACTCGCGATCGACAACCTGCTCGAAGCCGACCTCGTGCTGACTGACGGCCGCATCGTCACGGCCAGCGAGACGCAACACCCGGACCTGTTCTGGGGCTTGCGCGGTGGCGGCGGAGGCCTGGGCGTGGTCACGCGTTTCAGCTTCCGGCTGCATCCGGCCGGCACGGTCCAGGCGGGTGTGGCGTTTTATCGCCTCGACGCGGCACGCGCATTGCTGCGCGCGTTTCGCGCCTTCACGCCGGATGCGGCGGATGCGCTCACCGCGATGCTGGTGTTCACCACCGCGCCGCCGCTGCCGTTCCTGCCGCCCGCAGCGCACGGGCAACGCGCGGTTGCGCTGGCGTATTGCTGGAACGGCGACCCGGCGCTGGGCGCGCGCGCCGCGGCGCCGATCGCGGACACCGCCGAACCGCTGGGCCGCCACGAAGGCGTGATGCCTTACGCCGCATGGCAGCAAGCCTTCGATGCCGCCGCGCCGGCCGGCGACCACTATTACTGGACCACTTCGCAGTTCGACGCGTTCGACGATGCGCTGATCGACACGCTGATTGCGCGCGCCGCACAACCCGCCGATCCGTTGTGCGAAGTGCACGTGCACCATCTCGGCGGCGCGGTTGCGCTCATTGCCCACGACGCCACTGCATTCTCGCAGCGCGACGCGCCGTTCTTCGTCAACGTGATCGGCCACGCCGGCGCCGCGGAACGCTTCGGCGCCGTCCGCGACTGGGTGCGCGATCTGCGCGCGGCGCTCGCGCCGCATGCACGCGCGGGTATGCAGCCGAACTTCGCGGGCGAACCTTCCGACCTGAAATCGCAGGCGCACGACGCGGCGACGCAATCAAGATTGAAAGCGTTGCGCGCGCGCTACGATCCGGACGGACTGCTCGCACCCGCGCACGATGGTTGAGCGGCGGCGATCTCCGCCAGCAGCGCGCGCGCTTCGGCCACCGCGTCTTCGAACCGCATCGAAGCGCCGGCCCGCTGTACGCGCGCAAGGGCCTCGCCCAACCCTTCCCGTGCCTTGTGCATGGTGATTTGCTGGGCTTGCTGCCATTGCGGCATCAGCGGCCCACCGGTCCACTCGCGCGTGCGCGCGGCGGCGGCCAGAAAGCGCGCAGCATGCTCGAACTTGCCGGCTTGTGCGGCGAGATAGGCCGCACCTTCCACGCAACCTGCCGCGCCACGCCAGTTGAGAAAGGGGATGAACACATCCAGGTCGGCCAGCCAATCCCGCGCGGCGCCCTGCCAATCTTCGAGATAAAAGCGCTGCAGGGCGCGATTGATAAGCGCATAGGCCCACTGGAAAGAATCGCCGCGCGTGGAAAGGCAATCCACCGCTTCGCTCATGCGCGCTTCCGCCTCGCGATGGCGGCCATTCAGGGCATGAACGATGCCGTCGCTGAGCAACGCGTTGGAACGCAGCCAAGCGTCGTCCCGGGCTTGCGCAATCGCCAGCGCCGCCTTCACGCAGGTTTCGGCGCCGGTGAAATCGCCGCACGTTGCGAGTTCGAAAGCCAGAACCGCCTCGCCCGCGCCGGCCAGGAACATGTCGCCGTGGGTCGAAGCCAATGCAATGCCTTCGCGCAAGCGCGGTTCCGCGCGCTCATGGTTCAACGCCTGATGCAGCACGACACCCGAGGCGATGAGTGCGCGTGCCCGGCGCAAGGTAGGCGACAGGTTCACTTGCAGCGCCCGCTCGAGCCATTGCGCGGACTGGATGTAGTCGGTGCCGCCGCGGAAGTACCAGCAGAGGTTGCCCAGCAATGCGAGCGCATCCTCGTGCAGGTCCGGTTGCTCTATCGCATAGTCGAACGCCGCGTGCAGATTCGCCCATTCGCGCTTGATGCGATCGGGCCAAACGATTTGGCGCTCCGTGAGGATTTCGGCGCCCACGCGTTCGGTGAGTTCGATGAAGTGCGCCAGATGCACGCGCCGCATGCGTGACTCGCCACCGCCGACCGACAGCCGTTCCTGCGCGAACAGCCGCACGCTGTCGAGCAGGCGGTAACTGGGTGGATTGGTGGCGCCGTCCACGCCGAGCAGCGACTTGTCGATCAGGCCACCCAACAGCTCCAGCGTCTGCGGATCCTTGAGCCCGAGCGCCGCGCCGACCGCCATGGCGCCACCCAGCGTGCAGACGCCCTCGAAGAGGCTCAAGCCGCACAACAACGATTGCTCGCGTTCCGAGAGCAGCGCGAAGCTCCACTCGATCAGTGCGCGCAGCGTTTGATGGCGCGCCGGCCGGCCGGGATTCGATTCGGCCAGGTTGAGCAGCCGGGCATCCATGCGCGTCAGCAACTGTTCCGGGCTCAGCAGGCGCAGCCGCGCGGCCGCCAGTTCCAATGCGAGCGGCAGGCCTTCGAGATGCCGGCAGAGCTGCGCGACGGTGGCCGCATTGGCCGATGTCAGCGCGAATCCCGACGCGTAGGCTCGAGAACGCGCCAGCAGCAACTGCACCGCCG
The genomic region above belongs to Rhodanobacteraceae bacterium and contains:
- a CDS encoding Glutamine amidotransferase, class I, producing MHPLLLIQTGEAPDALIPRFGGFADWFRAAMRIDATQMRVVRVDEDEALPDPRDVPVAVITGSAAMVTERADWSERTAGWIRDAMAAETPLFGVCYGHQLMAHALGGTVGWLPAGREIGTETITRLAEAPGLHAMPPSFPAHTTHRQSVLAPPPDAEILARSARDPHQLLRYAPNALSTQFHPEFTPEVMRAYIEARAETLCEERLDPRALLAEVRGTEAARLLLERFAHAALDRQRVAA
- a CDS encoding rhomboid family serine protease, whose amino-acid sequence is MFVDVPSRRQVHPRWVTPVLVVACVACYLWLMLSSTATRYELLGEWGTVPGRLFQHGQLLQVQLWLRPFTSLFMHADWLHLLGNMLFLVIFGLPAERALGSRRFLFLFLVGGAFANLVGAWTLSGQLRPIIGCSGAVSATLGAYLALFPRAHLGLVLPLGLYLQFIRVPAALLIGMWVLLQLLFTWAGPGFGAVVWWAHLAGFGFGIVFALVSRGAVERRLRRQSY
- a CDS encoding Putative oxidoreductase; its protein translation is MSAGFHPWQELATTLRGPLLLPGDADYETRRRVWNGAIDRRPLAIARCVDAEDVAAAVKFAAREHVPMTVRGGGHNVAGLAVRDDALMLDLGAMNRVEVDAPARIVRVEGGALWREVDAATQPHGLATTGGFVSTTGVGGYTLGGGVGWLMRRCGLAIDNLLEADLVLTDGRIVTASETQHPDLFWGLRGGGGGLGVVTRFSFRLHPAGTVQAGVAFYRLDAARALLRAFRAFTPDAADALTAMLVFTTAPPLPFLPPAAHGQRAVALAYCWNGDPALGARAAAPIADTAEPLGRHEGVMPYAAWQQAFDAAAPAGDHYYWTTSQFDAFDDALIDTLIARAAQPADPLCEVHVHHLGGAVALIAHDATAFSQRDAPFFVNVIGHAGAAERFGAVRDWVRDLRAALAPHARAGMQPNFAGEPSDLKSQAHDAATQSRLKALRARYDPDGLLAPAHDG